One Triticum dicoccoides isolate Atlit2015 ecotype Zavitan chromosome 4B, WEW_v2.0, whole genome shotgun sequence genomic window carries:
- the LOC119292538 gene encoding ferritin-1, chloroplastic-like, translating into MVSPVAASGHPMTAGIRCCSASARGPARPRRGCDLLFMPADPLPQRVECNASYAYHSLYAYFNRDNVALKGFAKFFKESSDEEREHAEMLMEYQNRRGGRVRLLSIVTPLTEFDHSEKGDALYGKFIYGCGCLCIFSS; encoded by the exons ATGGTGAGTCCCGTCGCGGCGTCTGGCCACCCGATGACGGCTGGGATCCGCTGCTGCAGTGCGTCCGCGCGGGGACCTGCGAGGCCGCGCCGTGGCTGTGACCTTCTCTTCATGCCCGCGGATCCACTCCCGCAGCG TGTGGAGTGCAATGCCTCGTACGCGTACCACTCCCTCTACGCCTACTTCAACCGGGACAATGTTGCCCTTAAGGGCTTTGCCAA GTTCTTTAAGGAATCGAGCGACGAGGAGAGGGAACACGCGGAGATGCTTATGGAGTACCAG AACAGACGTGGAGGGCGGGTGAGGCTCCTGTCTATCGTGACCCCATTGACAGAGTTCGACCACTCTGAGAAAGGCGATGCTCTGTATGGTAAGTTTATTTATGGTTGTGGGTGTTTATGCATATTCAGTTCTTAG